A window of Hymenobacter siberiensis genomic DNA:
CACACTTCCTGACAACTCTTAACTCTTAACTTCTAACTCTTAACTCCCCCAATGTATAGCAAAGCAGAAATCACCCGATTGCGCCAGGCCTTCTGGACGGCGTTTGGGCAGTACATGGCCCCAGTGCCTTCGGCCGAAGGCGACACGACCAACTGGATAAACTACAAGACGGGCGTTAAGAACGTGTATTTTCGGATGCAGGCTGATAAGGCGCGGGCCAGCATCGCCATCGAGCTCACGCACCCCGACGCGGGCATCCGCGAGCTGTTCTGGGAGCAGTTTCTGGAGTTGAAGACCCTATTGCACGAAACCCTGGGCGAAACCTGGACCTGGGCCCCCGATACCACCGATGCCCATGGCCAGCCGCTGAGTCGCATCTATTACGACCTGCCCGGCGTGAACCTGTTCAACCGCGACGACTGGCCGGCGCTGATTTCGTTCTTTAAGCCCCGGCTTATGGCGCTGGACACATTTTGGGCCGACGCGCAGTATTCGTTTGATGCGCTGAAGTAGCGGGCTTTACGGCCCGGCTGGCGGGCTACATAATCATTTGCGCCCGTTCGCGTCAAATTGGTATCTTTGCAGACCCCGTTTGCCGCCATGTCCCAACTGATTGCTCGTTTTTGGTTTTCGCTCCGCTTCGCATGGCTTGCTGCCACGGTGCTGCTGGTGCTGGGCCTGAACCAGCGGGCCGTGAGCGTGCTGCGCCTGCCCCAGGGCACGGACCAAAACCACCTCGCCGCCCCGCCCAAGGCCACGGTGGTGAAGCAGAAGGTGCAGTTTGAAGCTACGGCTTCGCTCAAGCATTTCGTGGCCCCGCTGGCCGATGCCTGGCTCCCGCTGCCCACCATGGCCACTACCTGGCTGCCGGCCCTGCGCCGCGCTCTGGCCGTGCCGCGCCCCCGGGCGGGCGTACGGGCCGGCGAGATTTTCCGGGCGCGGCTGCTGGCCGTGGCCCTGTCCCCGCAGGCACCCTAATGAAGTGTTGAATTTTGAGGGTTAAATATTGAATGAGTTTTCGTCGCAGGGCGGAGAGCTCAGGCAACATTCAACCCTTTTCTTTTTCGCTTCGCTTACTCTCCGATTTCAACTCTGGGAATTCAACCCTCAACATTCAAAACTCAACCCTCCTAAGATAATGCGTAACAAAGGATTAATCATCGCGCTCACACTCGTCGTCACGGCGTTGTGCGCGTACTTCCTGTTCTTCACCTACATCTCGCGTGGGGTGCAGCAGAAGGCCGTGGCCTACGCCACCCACGACGGCAAACTCGACGAAGGCCAGCGCCAGCACTACCTCGACTCGGTGTGGCGGGCACCCGTATTCGGCCCCTTCACCTACCGCGAGGTGCGCCAGAGCGAGCTCGGCCTCGGCCTTGACCTGAAAGGCGGCATGCACGTAACGCTGGAAGTTTCGCCGGTGGAAATTGTGCGCGCCATGAGTGGCAACAGCAAGGACCCCGCCTTCAACAAAGCGTTGGAGCAGGCACAGCAAGCCCAGAAAACCAACTCGGGCACGCCCTTCACGGCGCTGTTTGCCCAGGCTTACCAGCAGAACGCACCCGGCCAGCCGCTGGCCCGCATTTTTGCCAACACCACCAACAAGAGCCGCAACATCGACATCAACTCCTCGAACGAGAAGGTGATTGGCGCGATTGATAAGGAAGTAGAAGAAGCCATCGACCGTTCGTTCAACATCCTGCGTACCCGCGTCGATAAGTTCGGCGTGAATCAGCCCACCATTCAGCGGGTGAAAGGCACTGGCCGCCTGCAAATCGAGCTGCCCGGCGTAGACAACCCCGACCGTGTACGCAAACTGCTGCAAGGCCAGGCCAAGCTGGAGTTCTGGGAAGTATGGAACCAAAACGAAGTAGGCCCCTACCTGGTAGCCCTCGACAAGCAGCTGCAAGCCCGGGACGCCGCTGCCAAAGCCGGCCCCGCCACCGCCACGGCTTTCGCCGACACCACGGCTACCGCCACCGCCGGCGACTCGACCTCACTGGCCGCCCAGCTCGCCAAGAAATCCGGCAAAACAGCCGCTGATTCGTCGGCCACCGCCAATAAGGCCGGGGCGCTGGCCAAGCTCTTCACCATGCCCGGCCGCCTGGGCGTGAATCTGCGCGATACCTCGGCCATGAACACCATCCTGCGTTCGCCCGAAGCCAAGGCTACCCTGCCCCCCACCCTGGCCCTGCTCTGGAGCCTGAAGCCCACCACCATCGACAAGCAGGAGTACCTGGAGCTGATTCCGGTGCGCAAAACCCGCGATGGCGTGCCTCCCCTGGGTGGCGAGGTAGTGAGCGATGCCCGCTCCGACATCGGCCAGAACGGCCAGCCCGAAGTGCTGATGAGCATGACGCCCTCGGGCGCCCGTAAGTGGCAGAAGATGACCGCCGCCAATATCGGCAAGCAGGTAGCCATGGTGCTGGATGACTACGTGTGCTCGGCCCCCGTGGTGCAGAGCGAGATTTCGGGCGGCGGTACCAGCATCACCGGCAGCTTCACCATCGAAGATACCCAGGACCTTGCCAACCAGCTCAAGGCCGGTAAGCTGCCCGCCCCCACGCGCATCGTGGAAGAGGCCGTGGTAGGTCCGTCGCTCGGCAAGGAAGCCATCAACCAGGGCCTGTACTCGTCGCTGGCCGGCGTGGTGATTATCATGATTTTCATGGCCCTCTACTACGGCCGCGCCGGCGTGGTAGCCGACATCGCCCTGCTCTTCAACATCTTCCTGATTCTGGGCGTGCTGGCGCAGTTCGGCACGGCCCTCACCCTGCCCGGCATCGCCGGTCTGATTCTGGTGATGGGCACTTCGGTAGATGCCAACGTACTGATTTTTGAGCGGATTCGAGAGGAATTGGACCACGGCCTCGGCCTCACCGATGCCATCAACAAAGGCTACTCGCGGGCCTTCTCGGCCATCTTTGACTCGAACGTGACGACTATGCTGATTGCTGTGATTCTCGGCTTCTTCGGCACGGGTCCGGTGCAGAGCTTCGCCATCACGCTCGGCATTGGTGTGCTTACCTCGTTCCTGTCGGCCGTGTTCGTGTCGCGCCTCATCATCGAGTGGATGGTGAAGGGCAACGAGAACCACCCGATGACGTTCAGCACCTCGATTTCGCGCAACCTGTTCAAAAACCTGAATTTCGACATCGTGGGCAAGCGCAAAATTGCCTACACATTCTCGGCCGTATTCATTATCATCGGCTTCGGCCTGATGTACGTGCAGGGTGGCCCGAACCTGGGCGTGGACTTCAAAGGGGGCCGCGCCTACGTAGTCGACTTCAACAAAACGATGGTGGCTTCCGACGTGGCCGATAAAATCCGCCCCGCGTTCCAGGATGCCGGCCTCGAAGTGAAGCAGTACGGCTCGCCCGACCGCCTGCGCATCACCACCGGCTACCTGGCCGAGGATGAAAGCGCCGCCGCCGATGCCAAGGTAACGGCCGCCCTCAACCAGGGCCTGCAGCAGTACAGCGCCGATGCCCCGGCCATCAAGTCGACCTCGAAAGTGGGCGCGACCATTGCCGACGACATCAAGCGCACCTCGGTGCTCTCGCTGGGCCTCACGCTGCTGGGCATCTTCGTGTACGTACTGTTCCGCTTCGATAAGTGGCAGTACTCGATGGCCGCCGTAGTGGCCCTGTTCCACGATGCGCTGCTGGTTATCGCGGCCTTCCCGATTGCCCGCCTCTTCGGGGCGAACTACGAGATGGACCAGATTTTCGTGGCCGCCGTGCTCACGGTTATCGGCTTCTCGATGAACGACACGGTGGTGATTTACGACCGTATCCGCGAGTACCTGCGCGAAAACCCCAAGCTGACCTTCGCCCAGGTGGTGAACCCGGCCCTGAACTCGACCTTCTCGCGGACGATGATTACATTCACCACGGTATTCCTGGTGGTACTCGTGATGTACATCTTCGGTGGCGAAACGCTGCGCTCGTTCTCTTTCGCCATGATTATCGGCGTGATTTTCGGCACGTACTCGTCGCTGTTCATCGCCACCCCGATTATCCTCGACACCTACGGCAAGAAAGAGGAGCGTGAGCGCCTCGCCGCCGGTGAGGACGTGAGCAACCTCTCGGGCGACGCCCCCAAGCTGAGCACCACCACGGTTTAGTCTGAACCGCGGATTAAACGGATTCCTCGGATTTCGTGGCTGATTATTTCGATTGACCCTATTGAAAAAAGGCTGCCTTCGGGCAGCCTTTTTTTGTGCCTGCCGGACACGCGGTTGAGCCGTTTCATTAGCCGCAAAGCAGCGACACCTTGGTAGTCGACATGTTGTTGGCGGATGTTGAGCCGCAAAGTAGCGGCACCACTGTCGTGGGCGAGTGCCGCCGCTTTGCGGCTCTGCGCTGTTTTCAGCTTACTACTACCAACGTATCGCCGCTTTGCGGCTGATGAGGTGGGCCAGCCGTGTGTTTGTTCGCCACGGTCGATACAAACGAAAAAGCCCCGGCGACCTTGCGGACGGCGGGGCTTCTTCTGGCTGGTGTTGAGGGCTAAACCGTGATGCCTTCGGCTACTACGCTTTGCACTTCGGGCACCATGCGCTTGAGCAGGTTTTCGATGCCGGATTTCAGGGTAACGGTGGCCGAGGGGCAGCCGGAGCACGAACCTTGCAGGTTCACGGTCACGATGCCTTCGTGGTAGCTTTTGAAGGTGATGTTGCCACCATCCTGCTCCACGGCGGGGCGCACGTAGTTATCGAGCAGGTCGATGACTTTCTGGGCAATCTGGCCGTCCTGCTGGGTGGGGTCGCCAGCAACGGCGGCCTGAGCTGCTTTCTGCTCGGCGGCGGGGTCCACGAGGAAAATGGGGCCCCCGGCCTCCACGTAGCTTTTCAGGAACTGGCGCAGCTCGGGAATGAGCTGGGTCCAGGCCAGCTCGGGCTGGGATTTGGTGACGGTGACGAAGTTCTGGGCGATGAACACGCGGCCCACGTAGTCGAAGCCAAACAGCTCCTGCGCCAGCGGCGAGTTGGTGGCGGCTTCGAGATTGGGGTAATCCACGCTCACGCCATCCACCAGCAGGTTTTGGTTGAGGACGAACTTCATGCTCTCCGGGTTGGGAGAGGCTTCGGCATAAATGGAAACAGCAGACATGGTTTCGGGGCTTAAAATCAGGGGAAAGCGCCGCCGTGGCGGCAGCTGTAAAGGTACAACCACAACGGGGTGACGGAGGTTGCAAATGTACGTACACGATTTTAGGCACCGTGGACGCTGCGAGTCCGCGCATGGAAGAGGACGTTTAACTATCGCCCACTCGCGGACTCGCAGCGTCCACGTTACAGCCGGTTGGCCCGCGCCCGCAGCAGCAAATCGGCCAGCACCAGCTGGGTCATGGCTTCCACAATGGGCACGGCACGGGGCAGCACGCAGGGGTCGTGGCGGCCCCGGCCCACCAGCGTAACAGCCTCGCCCTTATCATTGATGGTTTGCTGGGGCTGGAGCAGCGTGGCCACGGGCTTAAACGCCACACGGAAATAAATATCCTGGCCGTTGGAAATGCCGCCCTGGCTGCCGCCGCTGTGGTTGGTGCGGGTGCGCACGGCCCCCAGGGCGTCGGTGTAAAACTCGTCGTTGTGCTCGGAGCCCGGCAGCTTGGTGCCCTCGAAACCCGAGCCGAACTCGAAACCCTTCACGGCATTGATGCTGAGCATGGCCTGGCCCAACAGGGCGGGCAGCTTGTCAAATACCGGCTCGCCGAGGCCGGCGGGAACGTGGCGCGCCACGCCCGTAATCACGCCGCCCACGGTGTCGTGCGCGGCCTGTGCAGCCCGGATACGAGCTTCCATGAGAACGGCCGTTTCGGGGTGCGGGCAGCGCACCAGGTTGCTATCGATAAGGCTTAAATCGAGCAGCTCGTAGCCCACGGGCACTTCTACCTCGCCCACGGCCGAAACGTAAGCCACGGTATCGATGCCGAAATGGGCCAGCAGGCGGGCGGCTACCGCGCCGGCGGCCACGCGGGCGGCCGTTTCGCGGGCCGAGCTGCGGCCTCCGCCGCGATAGTCGCGGCGGCCGTACTTGGCGTCGTAAGTGTAGTCGGCATGGCTGGCGCGGTAGGCGTGCGCAATGTGCGAGTAGTCGTCGGAGCGCTGGTCGGCGTTGGGGATGAACAGGCTGATGGGCGTGCCGGTGGTCACGCCCTCGAACAGGCCCGACTGAATATGCACTGTATCAGCTTCCTTGCGCGGCGTGGTGAGGTCGGACTGGCCGGGCCGTCGCCGGTCGAGCGCGGCCTGAATATGGGTGGCATCGACGGCCACGCCCGCCGGGCAGCCATCGATGATGACGCCGATGCCCGCCCCGTGCGACTCGCCAAATGTGGTGATGCGAAAGAGGGAGCCGAAAGTATTGGACATTTTTTGGGTGCTTGGTTTTTGGTGCTTAGTACTTGGTGCCTGTCATCCTGAGCTTGCTAACCGAAGGTCGGCGTAGCCAAGGACCTAATCAGGCCGGAACAGCTTGCCGCATACTCAAACAGCGAAGCGGTGATAAGGTCATTCGCGAGCTCAGGATGACAGACGGACAGCCACAAGTCCTCGCAAAACTACGCCCGCCGCCCCGCCCGCCACCAGCCGAAGGCGGCCACGCCCGCCAGCCCGATGAGCAGCCAGTCGGCGTAGCGGCGCACGTCGCGGTACACGTCCAGCGACTGCATGGTGGTATCGGCCCCGGCCAGTGCCGGGCCATAGAAAGGGTCGTCCTCGGGCCGGGCCAGGGGCTCGACGGTGGCTACCACGCCCTGTACCAACGGCCGCAGGCCGGGGCGCAACACCTCGTAGCGCGCCACAGCGGGGTTGAATACGACCAACTGCAACAGACTATCGAGGGGCAGCACACCGGGCCGCCGGGCTACCAGCCGGTACCGAAACAGCTTGCGGCCGCCGCCCGGCGCGGGCTCCTCGCGCACGTCGGGGCCGTACACGTCCAGGCCCGGCCAGGGTGCCACCACCGGGGCCAGCACCGCCGACAAATTACCCGGCCCCGCCACGCCAAAGGTGTAAGTGAATGACTCGCCCACCCGGAACTTCGTCCGGCTGATAGCCTCCTGGAGCGTGAAGCGGCCAACGGCCAACGGGCCGCCCGGGGCCGCCAAGGGCAGCGGCTGCACGGCCACTACTATGCCGGGCGAAGTATAGGTTTTGTAACCCGCCAGGCGGTTGTCCTGGCCGGGCTCTGGCTTTTTCAGAAGCTTGAACTTCACCATCGTCAGGGCCAGGGCCGGGAAGCGCAGGGGCTGGTCTGTGAGGGGATAATACAGGTTTTCGGCCAGCCGGAAGCGCAGGTATTTCTGGCCCAGGTGGCGCACGGTATCGGGGGTCACGCTGGGTTCGGGGCCGGGCTCCTGCCAGGCGGTGGGCTGGTGCAGCTCGTGGAGCAGGGGCGGCAGCTGGTCGTTAAAATCGTGGAAAGCCAGCAGGGCCTGGTCTTCGGGCTTGAGGTAGAAATACAGCCCCACGCGCACGCCCTCGCCCACAAACACGCGCGGCCGGTCGGCCACCACGGCCAGGAAGGCATGGTCGGCCCGCTCTTCGTAGAGCACCGGCTTGGGCTTGCCAAACATCTTGTCCAGGTCGGCCACGGCTTGCAGCGGCGCGCTGGGGTTAGCAGGCTTGGTGATGGCGCCGGGGTTGGGCGGAGCGGCCGGCACCACGCGCACAGTGGCCCCTTTGCTACGCAACACCACCCCATTCACCGTGAGTTGGAAGGGCTTGATAATGATTTCGCCCTCGCCGTAGGGCACGTAGCGCTGGGTAATGGTGAGGTCGGAAAACCGCCGGCCCTGCACAATGCGCGTGGTGGTGGTGCTGGTTTTGCCGCTTTTCTTGAAACTCTCCAGCTCCGGAAACTCTGAGTATTTGTCGAGCGCACCGCCGCGCAGCCGGAAAGCCAGCGTGAACACCCCCGTGACGGGCAGCGTGGCTGGCCCAGGTAATAGCTCTACATCGGCCGGCAGGGTGGCCGGGGGCCGAGGCTGGGCGGCCGGCGGGGCCGGACTCAGTTTGGGCGGGGCCTGGCCCGGTCCGGCCAGTAGTAGCCCCGGCAGCAGCCCCAATGCCCAAAAAAGTCCTCCCATAGTCACTAGCGCATTATCACCCCCTAAAAGTAGCGGAAAGCGCCGAATTCAGCCATTCCGACCAAAATCATACTCGGCATTTGTAAGCTAATCCCGGCCTCACTGCAAAAAATGCGGGCCAAATCAATCCTTTACCCCGGCAATTGCCGTATCTGGTCACAAATCACCTCACGGTAGCGGTTTTCTTCTCGCAGACGGGCTTTTGGCACCGTCCGGGATTGTATTGCCCTCTCCGCTGGTTTCAATTTTCACCCAATTAATCCACGCTCATGTCTGACAACCTCCAGCCCCGCGGCTCCGACGACACTTCGTTCGCTCAGCCGCTATACACTCCCATCAAGCGGCGTTCGTTCTTCATGTATGCCGGTGCTACGGCCGGGGCTTCGGCCTTGGTGCTGGCCGGCTGCTCGAAAGACAGCAACAATGCCACTCCTTCGTTGCCCGCCGGCAACAGCGTTACTTCCAGCGGTGCCATCAGCCTGGGTTCGGGCGATGTGGGCGTACTGAACTTCGCTTATGCCCTGGAGCAGCTCGAAGCCGACTTTTACAGCAAAGTGGCCGCTTTGCCCCAGGGCATCCTCACGGGCAGCGAGTATGCCTACTTCCAAGAAGTAGCTAAGCACGAAGCCATTCACCGCGATTTCTTTAAGGCGGCGCTGACCCGTGACGCCAGCGGCCAGGTTCTGCGTGGCCTCACGCCGAAGTACCCGGCTGCTACATTCACGGACCGCACCAATATCCTAGCTACGGCCAAAGCATTCGAAGACCTTGGCGTAGCTGCTTATAACGGCGCCGGCAAGCTCATCAAAACCCCCGCTTACCTGGTTATTGCCGGACAAATTGTATCGGTAGAAGCCCGCCACGCGGCTTATATCCGCGAGTTGGTTACGCCGGGCTCATTTGCTGCCGACGACATCGTAAATGCTACTTCCGGCCTCGACGACCAGAAGTCGCCCACGGATGTCATCGTCATCGCCCAAAACTTCATCACGGAGAAGCTGGACGCTAGCACGGTTGGCAAATAATCCCCCTTCCCTTCACTTGTAATCAATTTTTGTTATGGATTTCTTCAAAATAATTGACCAGCTTTCGGAAGTGGATGCTGACGTACTGGGCCGCTTTAACTCGCGCCGCGCTGTATTCGGTTCGCTGGGCACTGCTGCCAAGCGTTCGGCTCTGGCCGCTACGCCGCTGTTCCTGGGTGCCTTGTTCCAGAAGGCTTACGCTGGCACTGCTGCCACCGGCGTTGAGGTGCTGCAATATGCCCTGGCCCTGGAATTGTTCGAGCAGGACTTCTACGCTAAGGTGAAGGCTTCGTCGCCTTACGCCAACGCTTCGGCCGCTGATAAGGCTGCCATCGACCAAATCAAAAAGCACGAAGACTCGCACGTTACCCTGCTGCGCGGCGCTATCAGCGGCCTCGGTGCTACTCCGGTCACGGGCGTTACGTTTAAGGCGGCGGTATTCGCGGGTCTCACCACCTTCAAGAGCGGTGCGGCTGCTACCACTCAGCTCGGCATTGCCCAGCTGCTGGAAGACACTGGCGTGCGTGCCTACAAAGGCCGCGCCGGTGAACTGCTCGGCACCGACCTGCTCACCGTGGCGCTGCAAATCCACTCGGTGGAAGCCCGCCATGCCGCCAAAATCCGCGACATGCGTGGCCAGCGCGCCTGGGTGAACCCCGCCGACGACCTGGCCGCCCACCCCGTGTACACCAGCGGCGTGACGGCCGGCTCGACCCCGGCAGCCTTTGGCCTTGTAGTGCCAGCGTACACGGCGGCCAGCCCAGTTGAGAACAATACGACCCAATCGGGTGTCGACATCAAAGCTGGTCTGGGGGCTACGTACACTGCCAGCGATGCTGCAGCGGCCTTCGACGAGTACCTGCAGGTTGCCGAAGTGCTCGATAACTCGCGCGCTGGTGGCCTGATTGGTGCCTAACCAACGAAGGCTTCTTTATTGAAGCAACGAATTCCAACAAAGCCGGCTCCGCTCACGCGGGGCCGGCTTTGCGATTTATACAGCCCGCCGGAGTCGGGGTTTCGTTTCCGGGCTGTACAACGAGTTAGCTTTGTATCGGCATCCCCTTACAGAATCCTTTTCGGTATTCGGAGGTAGTGGGCTGGTGGCGGCTTTCATACTGGTTCGCACCGGACCGCCGGCTTTCGTAGCTGCCCTTTCTTTTGCTCATCAAACGCTATTTTTTTATGTCCGATACGCTTCGGCCAACTGACCCTCAAAGCCCGCAGCCGGGGCAGCCCCTGCTGGCGCGCATCAAGCGCCGGTCCTTCTTCATGTACGCCGGCGCTACGGCCGGGGCCACGGCGCTGGTTTTGGCTGGCTGCTCGAAGGACAATACCACGCCCACCAGCACCACCACGGGCAACGTCAGCTTCGGCACCGGCGATGCCAGCGTGCTCAACTACGCCTATGCCCTGGAGCAGCTCGAAGCCGCCTTCTACGCCAAGGTGGCCGCCCTCACGGCCTCGCCCCTGCTGGCGGCCGAGGTGCCGTATTTCGCCAAATTAGCCACCCACGAGGCCATTCACCGCGACTTTCTGCGCACGGCCATCAACCGTGACTTCAACGGCACTATCATCCCCGACCTCACCCCAAAATTCGACAGCATTGATTTCACCAAGCGCGTGAAAGCGGCTGCCGATACCAAGCTGGGCATTCTCGATGCCGCCAAGGCCTTCGAGGACCTGGGCGTGGCTGCCTACAACGGCGCGGCCAAGCTGTTCAAAAGCGCAGTGTACCTGGGCATTGCGGGCCAGATTGTGTCGGTTGAGGCGCGGCACGCGGCTTATGTCCGCGACCTGATTCTGCCCGGCTCCTTCGCCACCAACGAAGCGGGTGATACGCTCGGATTCGACCGCCAGATGACGCCCACCGCCGTGCTCGCCGTTGCGCAGACCTACGTGGAGCAAACGCTCAACGGCAGCACCATCGGCCAGTAATCTTCTTCTTCCGACTTCTCCTTTGCCATGAATTTCTTCAACATCATCGACCTACTGGCGGAAGCTGACCCCGACGTACTGGACCGTTTCAGCTCGCGCCGCGCCGTATTCAACTCACTGGGCACCGTGGCCCAGCGTACGGCCCTGGCCACATCGCCGCTTTTCCTGGGCGCGCTGTTTCAGAAGGCCTACGCCGGCACGGCCTCCCTGCCCACCGACATCCTGAACTACGCCCTGACGCTGGAGCTCCTCGAAGCCGACTTTTACCGCCAGTTTCTCGCCGCCGGCCAGATTCCGGCCGGTGCCGCCTTCGATGCCATCACCGTCATCAAAACCCACGAGGACGTGCACGTTGCCTACCTGCGTACCGCCATCATCGCGGCCGGGGGCACGCCGGTAGCGGGCTCGGCCACCACGGGCATCCGCTTCAACCCCAGCCTGCTGCCCGCCACCTACGCCGACCAGCTGAAATACGCCCAGGTGCTGGAAGACACCGGCGTGCGCGCCTA
This region includes:
- a CDS encoding DUF4268 domain-containing protein, whose protein sequence is MYSKAEITRLRQAFWTAFGQYMAPVPSAEGDTTNWINYKTGVKNVYFRMQADKARASIAIELTHPDAGIRELFWEQFLELKTLLHETLGETWTWAPDTTDAHGQPLSRIYYDLPGVNLFNRDDWPALISFFKPRLMALDTFWADAQYSFDALK
- a CDS encoding ferritin-like domain-containing protein codes for the protein MDFFKIIDQLSEVDADVLGRFNSRRAVFGSLGTAAKRSALAATPLFLGALFQKAYAGTAATGVEVLQYALALELFEQDFYAKVKASSPYANASAADKAAIDQIKKHEDSHVTLLRGAISGLGATPVTGVTFKAAVFAGLTTFKSGAAATTQLGIAQLLEDTGVRAYKGRAGELLGTDLLTVALQIHSVEARHAAKIRDMRGQRAWVNPADDLAAHPVYTSGVTAGSTPAAFGLVVPAYTAASPVENNTTQSGVDIKAGLGATYTASDAAAAFDEYLQVAEVLDNSRAGGLIGA
- a CDS encoding BatD family protein, translating into MGGLFWALGLLPGLLLAGPGQAPPKLSPAPPAAQPRPPATLPADVELLPGPATLPVTGVFTLAFRLRGGALDKYSEFPELESFKKSGKTSTTTTRIVQGRRFSDLTITQRYVPYGEGEIIIKPFQLTVNGVVLRSKGATVRVVPAAPPNPGAITKPANPSAPLQAVADLDKMFGKPKPVLYEERADHAFLAVVADRPRVFVGEGVRVGLYFYLKPEDQALLAFHDFNDQLPPLLHELHQPTAWQEPGPEPSVTPDTVRHLGQKYLRFRLAENLYYPLTDQPLRFPALALTMVKFKLLKKPEPGQDNRLAGYKTYTSPGIVVAVQPLPLAAPGGPLAVGRFTLQEAISRTKFRVGESFTYTFGVAGPGNLSAVLAPVVAPWPGLDVYGPDVREEPAPGGGRKLFRYRLVARRPGVLPLDSLLQLVVFNPAVARYEVLRPGLRPLVQGVVATVEPLARPEDDPFYGPALAGADTTMQSLDVYRDVRRYADWLLIGLAGVAAFGWWRAGRRA
- a CDS encoding ferritin-like domain-containing protein produces the protein MSDTLRPTDPQSPQPGQPLLARIKRRSFFMYAGATAGATALVLAGCSKDNTTPTSTTTGNVSFGTGDASVLNYAYALEQLEAAFYAKVAALTASPLLAAEVPYFAKLATHEAIHRDFLRTAINRDFNGTIIPDLTPKFDSIDFTKRVKAAADTKLGILDAAKAFEDLGVAAYNGAAKLFKSAVYLGIAGQIVSVEARHAAYVRDLILPGSFATNEAGDTLGFDRQMTPTAVLAVAQTYVEQTLNGSTIGQ
- a CDS encoding ferritin-like domain-containing protein — encoded protein: MNFFNIIDLLAEADPDVLDRFSSRRAVFNSLGTVAQRTALATSPLFLGALFQKAYAGTASLPTDILNYALTLELLEADFYRQFLAAGQIPAGAAFDAITVIKTHEDVHVAYLRTAIIAAGGTPVAGSATTGIRFNPSLLPATYADQLKYAQVLEDTGVRAYKGRAAELIGTDFLTPVLQIHSIEARHAAHIRTMRGQQPWVSLGDDLATDARFQAAYTSGVASSTKTAIALGGTTYGIPAYNPARPSPAESNQQQGAAGTKLAVLITTGIGSTTYLADDAAAAFDEPLQAAEVLDSSRAGGLLA
- the secDF gene encoding protein translocase subunit SecDF translates to MRNKGLIIALTLVVTALCAYFLFFTYISRGVQQKAVAYATHDGKLDEGQRQHYLDSVWRAPVFGPFTYREVRQSELGLGLDLKGGMHVTLEVSPVEIVRAMSGNSKDPAFNKALEQAQQAQKTNSGTPFTALFAQAYQQNAPGQPLARIFANTTNKSRNIDINSSNEKVIGAIDKEVEEAIDRSFNILRTRVDKFGVNQPTIQRVKGTGRLQIELPGVDNPDRVRKLLQGQAKLEFWEVWNQNEVGPYLVALDKQLQARDAAAKAGPATATAFADTTATATAGDSTSLAAQLAKKSGKTAADSSATANKAGALAKLFTMPGRLGVNLRDTSAMNTILRSPEAKATLPPTLALLWSLKPTTIDKQEYLELIPVRKTRDGVPPLGGEVVSDARSDIGQNGQPEVLMSMTPSGARKWQKMTAANIGKQVAMVLDDYVCSAPVVQSEISGGGTSITGSFTIEDTQDLANQLKAGKLPAPTRIVEEAVVGPSLGKEAINQGLYSSLAGVVIIMIFMALYYGRAGVVADIALLFNIFLILGVLAQFGTALTLPGIAGLILVMGTSVDANVLIFERIREELDHGLGLTDAINKGYSRAFSAIFDSNVTTMLIAVILGFFGTGPVQSFAITLGIGVLTSFLSAVFVSRLIIEWMVKGNENHPMTFSTSISRNLFKNLNFDIVGKRKIAYTFSAVFIIIGFGLMYVQGGPNLGVDFKGGRAYVVDFNKTMVASDVADKIRPAFQDAGLEVKQYGSPDRLRITTGYLAEDESAAADAKVTAALNQGLQQYSADAPAIKSTSKVGATIADDIKRTSVLSLGLTLLGIFVYVLFRFDKWQYSMAAVVALFHDALLVIAAFPIARLFGANYEMDQIFVAAVLTVIGFSMNDTVVIYDRIREYLRENPKLTFAQVVNPALNSTFSRTMITFTTVFLVVLVMYIFGGETLRSFSFAMIIGVIFGTYSSLFIATPIILDTYGKKEERERLAAGEDVSNLSGDAPKLSTTTV
- a CDS encoding ferritin-like domain-containing protein — encoded protein: MSDNLQPRGSDDTSFAQPLYTPIKRRSFFMYAGATAGASALVLAGCSKDSNNATPSLPAGNSVTSSGAISLGSGDVGVLNFAYALEQLEADFYSKVAALPQGILTGSEYAYFQEVAKHEAIHRDFFKAALTRDASGQVLRGLTPKYPAATFTDRTNILATAKAFEDLGVAAYNGAGKLIKTPAYLVIAGQIVSVEARHAAYIRELVTPGSFAADDIVNATSGLDDQKSPTDVIVIAQNFITEKLDASTVGK
- a CDS encoding NifU family protein, whose translation is MSAVSIYAEASPNPESMKFVLNQNLLVDGVSVDYPNLEAATNSPLAQELFGFDYVGRVFIAQNFVTVTKSQPELAWTQLIPELRQFLKSYVEAGGPIFLVDPAAEQKAAQAAVAGDPTQQDGQIAQKVIDLLDNYVRPAVEQDGGNITFKSYHEGIVTVNLQGSCSGCPSATVTLKSGIENLLKRMVPEVQSVVAEGITV
- the aroC gene encoding chorismate synthase; its protein translation is MSNTFGSLFRITTFGESHGAGIGVIIDGCPAGVAVDATHIQAALDRRRPGQSDLTTPRKEADTVHIQSGLFEGVTTGTPISLFIPNADQRSDDYSHIAHAYRASHADYTYDAKYGRRDYRGGGRSSARETAARVAAGAVAARLLAHFGIDTVAYVSAVGEVEVPVGYELLDLSLIDSNLVRCPHPETAVLMEARIRAAQAAHDTVGGVITGVARHVPAGLGEPVFDKLPALLGQAMLSINAVKGFEFGSGFEGTKLPGSEHNDEFYTDALGAVRTRTNHSGGSQGGISNGQDIYFRVAFKPVATLLQPQQTINDKGEAVTLVGRGRHDPCVLPRAVPIVEAMTQLVLADLLLRARANRL